In a single window of the Pleurodeles waltl isolate 20211129_DDA chromosome 4_2, aPleWal1.hap1.20221129, whole genome shotgun sequence genome:
- the SHLD1 gene encoding shieldin complex subunit 1 — MEGNEASTSQQSEHSNVLDLSFTYDRKTSIVPKPDNYRRTNEIAGFGPLFESPPFSIQVNGNLMSSAQITSEVNDDNLNELLLKSNTKDQVIGNTYQTGFCSYNRKVLSTGEEESSSVNQSIRNSLDMFYNQYCQMKPADEDQYSKSVLDFLSSRISDLTAKNTNKYGLRSLQMAHIILNRDGCEAFKRSSKTVNFPSLANPKMPFESGKVTPGISKHVLTVLLKEHNNLSV; from the coding sequence ATGGAAGGAAATGAAGCAAGTACAAGCCAGCAATCAGAACACAGCAATGTGCTGGACCTATCATTCACCTATGACCGAAAAACAAGCATTGTGCCAAAACCTGATAATTACAGAAGGACAAATGAGATTGCTGGTTTTGGGCCCTTGTTTGAGTCGCCTCCATTTTCAATTCAAGTGAATGGTAACTTAATGTCTTCTGCACAAATCACCTCTGAAGTTAATGATGATAATCTTAATGAATTGCTATTGAAATCTAATACCAAGGATCAAGTGATTGGGAATACTTATCAGACTGGTTTCTGCAGTTATAACAGAAAAGTGTTGTCCACTGGAGAGGAAGAAAGTAGTAGTGTGAACCAAAGTATCAGGAATTCATTAGATATGTTCTATAATCAGTACTGCCAGATGAAACCAGCGGATGAGGATCAGTATTCAAAATCAGTTTTAGACTTCCTCTCTTCGAGAATTTCAGACCTCACAGCTAAAAATACGAATAAATATGGTCTACGTAGTTTGCAAATGGCCCACATTATTTTAAATAGGGATGGGTGTGAAGCCTTTAAAAGGTCTTCTAAAACTGTCAATTTCCCATCACTGGCTAACCCCAAAATGCCATTCGAAAGTGGAAAAGTTACACCAGGAATTTCAAAACATGTCCTCACTGTCTTACTTAAAGAACACAATAACCTCTCAGTTTAA